DNA from Kogia breviceps isolate mKogBre1 chromosome 3, mKogBre1 haplotype 1, whole genome shotgun sequence:
aaaaaaaggcaagcagTGCAAGGGCCAGAGCTCTGGGTTGTCTTCCGTGTCCCTTCATGTATCACCTTCCCTCCACACAGGCCCTGAGCGACCGCTTCAGCGGTGAGATCCCCGATGACCAGATGGCACACAGCTCCTTTTTTCCAGATGAGTACTTCACCTGCTCCGTCCTGTGCCTCAGCTGCGGGTAAGTCCCCATCTTGGGCAAAGAGACTCAGAACGGTGCTTCGCAGACTTCACTGTGCATGCAGATCATGTGGGGTCTGGTTAAATTAGATTGTGATTTAAGGATGGGGTGGGGGCTGAGATGGGGTActtctagcaagttcccaggtgatcctGATGGTCTGGGGACCATACTTTGAGGTTGCGGGGGATCCCAGGACACATGGTTATGAAGAATCCCCTGAAGATTCCAAGCTGGTTTAGATGTGAAATTGACTGGTTTGGGTAATTTTTACCACAGAAAACTTTAGGTtgcctgtttttctgtttctctcaccAGAGCTTTCAATGGTAGTCATTCCATCCATTCAACTAATATTTGGTAGCCCAGTGTGTGCGAAGCACTAGGGTAGGTATCATTCCTAGTTGACTGCTTTCACAATGAGGGCAGATGCTTAGAGCACATTAGAATTATCCAGGGAGCGTTCAAAATTATTGAGGCCTGGGCCTCACCTCCAGGGATTCTCATTTAATAGATCCGGGGTGGGGCCTCAGTATTGGTGTATTTAAAAggctcctcaggtgattctgatacgtAGCTGACTTGAGAGCATTGAGTTAGGGCCgcattctcaaactttaatcCGTGTATGCGTCACCTCAGGATTTTGTTAAATGCAGAGTCTGAATCAGCAGGTCTGggtgagattctgcatttccaacaagctgCCAAGTGATAACCCGTGCTGCTGGTCCATGGATCACACTTTGTTACAGGGGGaacagagcagtgattctcaaatgttAGCATGCATCAGAAACACCTGAAGGACATGTTAAAACAGATAGTTGGGCCTTGCccccagtttctgattcagtaggtctgatgtagggcctgagaatttgcacttCTGATAacgttcccaggtgatgctgatgttgctggaTGGCGACCACACTTTGAGGCTCACTGGATTAATTTGAGCTGTTAATGGCTCTTCAGTCACAGTCTAGTGACTTGTCTGATGGAGCCCAGGGGATTTAAATGCAGTGTGTCGGGGTCAGATTGCAGACTCTGTCTTGCAGACACTCCCCCAGCTCTCCATCCCCTTCACCACTGCAGTGTCTCTGCTCTCATCAGGACTTCTGCTCCTGTCCTTCACATTCGTCCATACGGAGGAGACCTGAACCTTTTCTGTTATGAAAGGCCTTTTGGCATTGACCCCTGTAGTCTACCTGCTGGGTCACCACCTTGGCTCTGGGTTTGTAAAAAGGACTTGGCTCTTGGATTATACAGTCTGGGCTACGGAGAACTGGGCATTGtcttggagaggaaggagggatggtAATTGCCAGCGTGACTTGCCTTCCTCTAGCGGGCCCCATGAGCCCAGCAGGAGGCTTAGGCTCTGTTAGATCATCACTTTTCCATGCTAACTGTGCCTCACTGGGGTTTCCAGAACTTTCCCTTCTATCACAGTGAAATTCTAAAGTCCTGATCCCTGGTTTTGTGTTGTCAGGATAGCAGAGCTCACTGTTCATTTGGAAGGTTTTCTTGTTCAGCTTAAGCCTCCTCTTAATGCACTGCCAAATTTTGAGGGTCGGTTTTTGTTTTACATCTTGGCAGCCTGTTCTGGTTAAACTTCCCATTTCATGCTGTTTGGATTTTTGAGTTCCCTGAGGGCCATTCAGGTTTTATCTCTGGTCAAAGCGGTGTCTTCTGGCTCCTCCGTTCCTAGTGAGGGACCAGGTGGCTTTCCAAGAAGAGATTACTCCTTTGGCCCTTTCTCCTCACACAAGAGTAATAGTTGCTTTACCTGTGTAGTGATGTTGATTGCAAATATGAGAGAGGCACGTGGGTTTCTGAAACAAACTGCCCTCTCTCTGCTCAGTATTCAGGGCCTGGTTAATTATGGAGCTCTGGTTTTGGCCCTGGGTCTGGCTCAGGGTCAGAGACTCTTCAGCGTTAAGTGGCGCTGGCTCTTTTTAGCAGCTTCATTGTCAGCTTTTGGGCTTCACTCAGGGCTGGATGTAAGAACAGCATGAATCACGGGAAAGAAGGAGTACCTCATGAAGCCAACAGCCGCTGCAGATACTCTCACCAGTATGACAACCGGGTTTTTACCTGCAAGGTGAGCACCCAGCTTCTTCTCTAGCAGCTGGCTTGCTGGCCACACTCTCTTTTTGGGAAGACTGGCTTGGGACCATTCTTTGCTGCATCCCCAAATATTTGATACTCAAATTGAATATCTCTGGAATATCTCTGGAATATCTCCAGCTCTAACCATAAGAACTCACATGTTTGTTGCTGGAGACtccttggtttatttttttaagcttcaaTCCCCCTTATTTGTTGAGCTTATATATGCAAGGGTCATCTACATTGActatcattcttttctttctttctttctttctttttttttttttttttttttgccacaccacgtggcttgtgggattttagttccctgaccagggatggaacctgggcccttggcagtgagagtgtggagtcctaaccactggaccaccagggaattcccatacatTGACTATTCATTCTTAAGAGCAGAATTGCTGTTCagaaacccatttttttttttttttttttttgcagtacacgggcctctcactgctgcggcctctcccgttgcggagcacaggctccggacgcgcaggctcagcggccatggctcacgggcccaagccgctccgcggcatgtgggatcctcccagacaagggcacgaacccgcgtcccctgcatcggcaggcggactctcaaccactgcgccaccagggaagccccagaaacccAATTTTGATGGATTTCTCCTGTCTGTGACAGGGATATAATTTATAGCTCAGTTTTGGGGCCCGGGATGGGTATACATTCAATTCATAATCATTTAGGGCactgacttccttttttttttttttgagattttttttttttaacatgtttattggagtatagttgctttacaatggtgtgttagtttctgctttataacaaagtgaatcagctatacacatatacccccatatttcctccctcttgcgtctccctcccactctctgtatcccacccctctaggtggtcacaaagcaccgagctgatctccctgtgctatgcggctgtttcccactagctagctattttacatttggtagtgtatatttgtcaatgctaccctctcacttcatcccagcctaccctgccccctccctgtgtcctcaggtccattctctacatttgtgtctttattcctgtcctgcccctaggttcttcagaaccatttttttttctttagattccatatatatgtgttagcatacggtatttgtttttctctttctgacttacttcactctgtataacagactctaggtgcatccacctcacgacagataactcaattttgtttctttttatggttgagtactattccattgtatatatagggCACTGACTTCTTTAGAGAAAGACTTTTTTCTGCTGTGCTAAACTCAGGGTCTGTAAACCCTCAGCTGGTCTGGTTTGTGGGCAGTGGGGCTGGACAGGGATGTGGAGAGGCCAGGGGGTCTGGTGGACAGAGCAGAAGCTGGCAGAGTGCTCCATGTTTCAGGCCTGCTACGAGAGAGGCAATGAAGTCAGCGTGGTACCCAAGACGGCTGCTTCCACCGACTCCCCCTGGATGGGTCTCGCAAAATATGCCTGGTCTGGGTGAGTTTCAGCTACCGGTTGTTTGGTGTGTTTGTCTCTCCAGGCACCTGGTGGGGTTACAGTATCTATTTGCCTTCCTTGTAGGTACGTAATTGAATGTCCCAACTGTGGCGTGGTCTATCGTAGCCGGCAGTACTGGTTTGGAAACCAAGATCCTGTGGATACAGTGGTGCGGACAGAGATTGTGCATGTGTGGCCTGGAGTAagagctgttttatttttctgttttctcttgtaTTATCCAGTCCTATGTATGGGAAAGCAGAACTTGTTTACAATTAAGGTTAACCGTGAATTTCAATATACTGGTGGTTTAGGAAGGTGTGATCTGGAGAGCCTTTCTTGTTCTAGACCCttgaattttttccatttcttcttgcgTAAATATTAGAAGcacaactttatttatttatttatttaaaaaaatttatttatttggctacaccgAGTCTTAGTTTCatcatgcgggctcttagttgcagcatgcgggatctagttccccgaccagggattgaacccaggccccctgcattgggagcatggagtcctaaccactggaccaccagggaagtccctagaagcccaactttaaataaactaaaaattgcTGTATAGTTATATTGCCTtagcaaataaaactttattttttcatattctcacTCATTTTCgatatgtgtatgtttgtatagATGCAGTTACAATTTATGTGCCACTTAACTGCTTTTTTCTCATACacaattttgctttgtttctacATTGTTTTCACTTTTCACAGTTCTCATTTGTAATCACTGTGTAATATTCTGTCTAGTATTATAGTTTGATTTCGTTCATgctgtttatgatttttttttattatcgaAGAAAATGCTATAGTGACCATCTTCATGTAAGAGAGACTTTGTTTtggagtatatattttttttttttagtttctacatcttaaggtattttattttttaaaaattattttattttattttattattttattttaattttatttttattttggagtatattCTTCTTAAAGTATATTCTGAGAAGTGGAATTACTATGGACCTTTACTGTTTTTAATTTGACTTTTGAATTCCAGATGTTGGAAAAACAAATCTGTTCATGAGGCAGTGATATGGTGCTTTCATTCTGCGTTAAAACACAATTCACACTTGGAATTACCCATCAATCACAACACATCCAAAACCTTTTTCCTTCACGGAAGAAAGATAAGCGATTTTCTCTAAGGGACTTATTTTACTTGGTGGTGTTCCCCTTGCTGGGTGATTTCCGAAAGCCACCAGTCAGCCTAATAGGCCTATCTGCAGATCCACCTTTGAGCTTTCCTGGATCCTGCAGATACCAGAGAACTGAAGATTTCCTTATTGTTTTGTCATCTTCTTTCCAGTTTCCAGCTCCACTGGAATTGGTTACTGCAGTGTGGTCTCATTTCTGCAGGCTGCCCCCTTGACATGATGGTCCAGGCCATTCTGTCCCAAGGATTTAATATGGTCTTGAGCTAGTATAACTTTCTCAGTAGACTTCTTTGATCAATATCTTTTGTCTTTGATCTGTGTTCTTTCTTGTAAAAGCTGTCATCCTTGTGGTAGTTTATATTCTAAGAAAACAGTAATACCAGTTTATTTTTAGGCTGTCTTCTTCATAGTCCTTGGGATTAGGGAATATAGGCTCTTCCCCTTCtctttgttcactcattcatcacCATACGTTGTTGAGTACTATGTGCCCAGAATTGAACTAGAtacttacaaaaaagaaaaaggattattGTTCTCAGTTCAGTCTAATAGGAAGTTGGATGCATAAAGAGACATTGCACTTACATGTGGAAATAGGATTCCTAGAGATGTGCAGATATTAGAGGAACTGAGATGAAGGGTTCCTAACCCAGCCTGGGGTGGGAAGTCTCCTGGAAGAGGtgtcctcttttttatttttaaataatttatgttaaccctcttatttattcacttattttggctgcgttgggttttgattgctgtgctcgggctttctctagttgcagcgagcgggggctactcttcattgtcgtgcgcggcttctcattgtggtggcttctcttgttgtgaagcacgggctcgtgggcttcagtagttgtagcacgtgggctcagtagttgtggcgcacgggcttagttgctccacagcatgtggtatcttcccagaccagggctcgaacccgtgtcccctgcattggcaggtggactcccagccaccgcgccaccagggaagcccccgaggtGTCCTCTTTACGTAAGTATTTCCTGGGTTGTGTATCTCACTTACAGGCAAAGTAAGTTCTGAATTGAACAGTTGTGCACCAAGTCTTATGGTCACCTTGAAGAGAAGAATAATATCAGCAATGACTCATGGGTGTGATATTGTCTAGAAGCCAGAGGGATTCCTGGCCTGTCCCCATTCTTCGCTGCCAGGGAGTTTGTGGTTCTCAGTTGGCTGTGATGAGTGTATAACTTGTTTGagacccctccctctccttccttttacTCCCTTCACTCAGAGCATGATGGGAGcctgcattttcatttcagaCTGATGGGTTTCTGAAGGACAACAACAATGCTGCCCAGCGCCTCTTGGACGGGATGAACTTCATGGCTCAGTCGGTGTCTGAGCTTAGCCTTGGGCCCACCAAGGCTGTGACGTCCTGGCTGACAGACCAGATCGCCCCTGCCTACTGGAGGCCCAACTCCCAGATCCTGGTATGGTGTGGCAGGTTGCCCTGCATCCCTGGCACGGCCCATTCTGCTTGTGCTGCTTTGTCCTGTCCTAAGCTTGCTCTGTGAGCGAGGCTCTGCATTTCTCTCTCGGATCAGCTCTCAGACTGTTGGAAAGGGTGGGGTATGTTGAGGCAGCCAATGTCCTCTTTGCCCACTGATTTCCCTTTGttattttgcaagtattttccttGCGGTGGATTTTAGTTTCTTTCCCTGCAAGGGCCAGTTATTATTGGTCAGATGTCTGAGGTCATACATATAGAATGTGGAGGAAAAGGGGCCTTTAGAGGTCATTTAGGGTCATCCTCAGCTTGAGACATAAACCTCATGGCACTTACAGCAAGGGAGCACCCAGCTTTGGCCCAAGCACTTACGACAGGAAACCCGTTCCTCATTCGCTTCCCAGAGGCTCTTTTGAGAAGCCGTGAAAGCCGTGAATCCTCATTGCTCTCTTAGCTAGAATTGGTGTAGTCCCTTCTGGAACCCTGTAACTCAGCCAGATGGATTTGGTACCTTTCCAGGCACTTCTTGGAAGAAAACGTTAATCACAGCTGTGCTTCAGTAGGGGCATTTTCATGTGGCTGGAGatcttaggtcccatcctttggGATCATTGGGGTCCTGCCATTCCCAGATGGTCCTGGGCATCTCCCCCGGGTTGACTTTCTCAGCTGAGCAGACATGAATGTTACCTGCCTCTCTGTTTTGGGCTTGGAACAGAGCTGCAACAAGTGCGCTACATCCTTTAAAGATAACGACACCAAGCATCACTGCCGGGCCTGTGGGGAGGGCTTCTGTGACAGCTGTTCATCCAAGACCCGGCCAGTGCCAGAGCGGGGCTGGGGCCCTGCTCCCGTGCGGGTGTGTGACAACTGCTATGAAGCCAGGAATTCCCACTTAGGTAACGTGGGGCCCGGGAACTGTAAGGGTGGAGGGGGAACCTCTCTCCTGGGCACTGGGTGTTGGGAATGGGACTCCCACCTGTCTAACCCTGTTCCTCACCACGTCACTCTTCTGAGAGTAGTTGCTCCCCGGTCTTGCCCAGGCATCCTCTAAGCTCTTTTTTAACAGGGTCCTGGGGTGCTATTCCTTAtggggccggggggagggggcgtgTTAAACCTGTCCTGTGTTTACCGCAGGCTTTAGActgagtcttctccctggagGAGGTTCTAGGTCCTGCTCCTTGAACCCTTCTGGCTCACTGTAAAGGAAGGTTATAAAATAGCCCCAGAGGGTTGAGGTAAAGGACTAACAGATCTCACCGGCTGCAGTGTTGGTGCCCACAGCCCAGACCCTTGCCATCCTTGCAGGACAGCACAGGGGTACCCTGGGAGAAGCATCCAGAATGCTCTGCTGTTGCCCCTGAGTTTTCCATTTGGGAAATGACTAAGAGATAACAGCTTTTCCTTCATCATTGTCTGCAGATGTTACTGAGGCACAGGCGGACGATGAAGGCGGGACGCTGATTGCTCGGAAGGTGGGCGAGGCCGTGCAGAACACTTTGGGAGCCGTGGTGACAGCCATTGACATACCACTAGGTGGGCCTGGCAGTGCCTCTCTTGGGTGCAGTGTACGTGGGATGAGGGCTTTCATAGTGACTTGGGCTGTCGTTTTGTCAAAGTCTCACTGACCTAGATTGAGTTGGGCAGCAAGGAGGTGACTGAAAATTTACATTTGCTTCTGCTGAATACCTTGGTGGTTTCATGTTTATTCCTGGAGGCCATCCTCTTACATCAtttattgctacataacaaactaCCTGAAAATGTAAAGGCTTAAAACAACCCGCATTTTATCATGTCTCACAGGAAGGGCAATTATTTTGCTCCAAGTGGCATTGACTAGAATTACTGCTTGATTTTCCAGTTTGGTAGCTGGTCTGGTCTCGAGGGGCCAAGCCAACCTCACTTACATGCTGGGTAGCCTGGCAGGGATGCCTCGAAGGCTGGGCTCAGGGGAACTCCCCCCCATCATTCCCCACATTCTCCAGGCCTCTCCACGTGGTTTCTCCAGTGGTAGTGGGCTTCTTACACGGTGGCTCAGGACTCTCAGAGACAGGCCTGGGCCTAGAAACTAGCTCTTCTACTACAGTCTGCTGTAGTCACAGAGCCTGCCTAGATTCGAGGGAGGGGGCAGGTTATCAGAGAATTTGTGGCTGTCTTTCATCCACCACACCAGCCAAGCTGTTATTAAGATTTAAGACAGCCACTCACCTCTGGATAGCCAGgatgggaagagggggaggaagggaagcgCCGCCAGCGTGTGGAGGGCTTAGGCAGGGCTGGCCGGGCCTGGGGTATTTAAGCCCACTGGAGGGGAGAGACCGAGGGTTCCTGGGTGGGTGTGATGAAAATTGCTTGGATCAGATTTAATCACTGTGGCTCACGGAATGAGCTGATGATGAGTTTTTGACTTAGGGGTGTGGGAATCGATGGATTTGTCGAGGCTCGGTGCCCAGGTTGCATCTGCTGTCGGGGGTAACCggcagaggcaggggctgccCTTGGCACAGAGCCCAACTGTGCTCACAGGCGCCCACCTGCTGAGCACTCACTGGCCATTGGGTCCCAGTGCATCAGACACAACATTTCTTGTAATCCTGTAACCACTTTTGAAGGTGTGTTGTTAAAGAAGGGTAAACTAAGGCCCTGAGAATTTAAGGAACTTCTTAATCCCACAGCTACTAACTGACTCAGGCTCAGTGGAACTGGGATGAAGGTAtgtcctgactccaaagcccagacTTCTTTATTGTTACTCCATTGGTTCTTAATTCAGCCCCACTTTAGGCTCACTTGGAGAGCTTAAAAGATACACAGATGTCAGCGCCTAGGTCCCAGCCCCAGAGATCCTGACCTGGGTGGTAGGCGGTAAAGGAGACCGGGGTGGAAGGGGGTGATCCGCGTGCAGTTAGAGCGAGAGCCAGTGAAGTGTCTGTGGATGGCTTCTTGCCTCGTGGGACTCGGGGTGATGGGTCCCACGAGTGCCGCCTGCCATGGTTCCTTCCGTGCTGCAGGTCTGGTGAAGGATGCGGCCAGGCCGGCGTACTGGGTACCAGACCATGAGATCCTGCACTGCCACAACTGCCGGAAGGAGTTCAGCGTCAAGCTTTCCAAGCACCACTGCCGGGCCTGCGGACAGGGCTTCTGTGACGAGTGTTCCCATGACCGCCGGGCTGTCCCCTCTCGAGGCTGGGACCATCCTGTCCGAGTCTGCTTTAACTGCAATAAAAAGCCTGGTGACCTTTAACCCCAGCTCCCTCTCCGAGTCCTTCACAATTCCTTAGGTTCTCAGGGCTAGCAATGAAATCTCGCTGAGGCAGGCCCTCCTCCTGGTCACCTGTTGTGGTATGTGTCCTCTCTGCTCATCCTGAGGCCACTTTCCCACGGTGGGGGGTAGGACAGATGGCGAGCCAGGGTGAGCCTGGTGGCGGGCCTGTAGGCACGAACCCCTCAGGGCAGGGGACCGAGCAGCTTATAGCGAAGGGGAACGAACCTGAATCcatcacattttatttcagttaaaaattatacatatatataacacacacacacacacctctgtctctctctctcacacacacacacacacacacacacacacacacacctctgtctctctctcacacacacacacacacacacacacacctctgtaTATACATATGAAAGGAACGTGGAGTGTATTCAGGCTGCTGCTGGCTGTGAAGACGTGCAGTCTGTCCCCAGCACAGAATCAGGTGGCAGTGGCAGCAGGTCTTCCCCACAAAACCGAGCCATGTCCAAGGCCACTGCGTTGCTAGGCACCTTTTGCTGCTTCTCTGCGAGCCTTCGAAGCCCTCATGCCCCTCAGTTGCCGGGGCAAGCGAGCTTCCCGGGTACTTCGCATTGGGGGCAGCCTGTGGAGGGTCTCCCTCGGCCCTCCAGAGTCGGATCCCAACTCCTTGCCTAGGCCTGTTGTGGTCAGACCCCCCAGCTTAGCATGCAGGTCACGGATGGGTGGCAGGTGGGTGATATGGTCCTCAGACCTCAGAGGTCCAAGTGCAGGTGACACG
Protein-coding regions in this window:
- the ZFYVE1 gene encoding zinc finger FYVE domain-containing protein 1 isoform X3, producing the protein MAHSSFFPDEYFTCSVLCLSCGAGCKNSMNHGKEGVPHEANSRCRYSHQYDNRVFTCKACYERGNEVSVVPKTAASTDSPWMGLAKYAWSGYVIECPNCGVVYRSRQYWFGNQDPVDTVVRTEIVHVWPGTDGFLKDNNNAAQRLLDGMNFMAQSVSELSLGPTKAVTSWLTDQIAPAYWRPNSQILSCNKCATSFKDNDTKHHCRACGEGFCDSCSSKTRPVPERGWGPAPVRVCDNCYEARNSHLDVTEAQADDEGGTLIARKVGEAVQNTLGAVVTAIDIPLGLVKDAARPAYWVPDHEILHCHNCRKEFSVKLSKHHCRACGQGFCDECSHDRRAVPSRGWDHPVRVCFNCNKKPGDL